Sequence from the Sphingobacteriaceae bacterium GW460-11-11-14-LB5 genome:
CCCTGATGTGCATTTTTTAATCTTAGGGTGGCAGAATACGACTTTTTTTGATTAGCAGTGAACCTTAAAACCATTACTTTGTCCGGAAAACTGCAAAAGTATTCACGTTTATAGCTGGTCCCATTTTGTGTATAATTGATGGAATGGATGGCATCAGCAAGATTTAATTGACGTGTATAGTTACTGAATTTTTGTTCTTTATTGTCGAAGTCAATCCATATATCTCCAAAAGCCTGGTACATACCCCGGTCATTTTCATCTCCTGTCCAGAGGGTATTGTCATTAAACTGAATATGCTCCTGATTAACACCGCCGAAAATCATACCGCCAATCCGGCCATTTCCAATAGGGTAGGCTTCAGTCATCCATTTGCTTGCTGGTTTGTTGTCCCAAAGCAATAGAGGCGTGGTTTCTTTGTTTTGAGCGAAAATAGGTGTGGAAAAGCTAAAGGCTAAAAAGAAGATTAGCGTGCAGCGAATAGCTTGCTTGCAGTTAAAAAACATGTCGGTTATTTGATTAGTGTGTAGTCAAATATATAGATAATCAACGGATTGTGCTATGGACAAAGCAGGCGAATGCTTATCGATTATTGGCATACTATTCAGTTATTTAAGCATGTGATGAGGTGTACCAGCATATTTTTTTTGGTAACTATTGTGATAGCTTAGATTGGATTTTAACAGATTTTATATATTTGATATCACACACTAAAACGTTTTATGTAAAATGAAATCGCTAACCAAATTTTTATTCCTAATCCTTTTTTTGAACCTAACGGACATTCATAATGTTCAAAGTCAGACGAAAGGCTCTTTTACGAAATATGTAAATACTTTTATCGGGACTGCTCCCTTAACTGACCCTAAAATTTTAGGTTATGAGCTGCCGCAGGGTTGGCGATCGTGGGCAGGTTTAACTTTTCCAGGCAGCTCGTTGCCTAACGCGATGGTGCAGTTGAGTCCGATTACCGAATTTGGATCTGGTGCCGGATACGAATATGAAGATGATACCATTTATGGCTTTGCGCACACCAATAAAGGGCATTGGAATTTATGTAATATTCCCGTTTTGCCATTATCCAATGCCACTGGTAAGTTCGGATCGAAGTTTTCGCACAAAAATGAAAGTTCAGCACCAGGTTTTTATCAGGTTTATCTTGATGACTATCAGGTAAATGTAAAGCTGACTTCGACTTTAAGATGTGGATTCCATCAATATGAATATAAAAATCCCAATAATAGACAGATTCTTTTCGACATGGGAAAGGCCAACAGCAGGGTTTCAACCTGGAATATCGAGCAAGTGGGTGCTTCTGCCATACAAGGCTTTCAGGGAGGGGAGAATATTTACTTCTACGCCACGGTAAACGCCAGGATTGAAAAACTGGATCAGACGGATGTAGGTAAACGCTCAGGTTATGCAATCATCCATTTGGCCGATGGCGGGGCGGCACCTGTAGAACTTAAAATCGGTTTATCGTTTGTGAGTGTGGCCAATGCCAAAGAAAACCTGGAACAAGAAATCGGCAATAAAAGCTTTACACAGATTCGTAATGAAGCTACTACAAAATGGGAAGCTCTTTTATCGACCATACAGGTAAAAGGAGGTACTGATAAGCAGAAACAAATGTTATATTCTTGTTTGTACCGCTCTTTTTTATGGCCAGCTTTACGCAGTGATGTAAACGGCGAATTTAAAGATGCAAAGCACAACGTAATGAAGGGCAATTTTAATTATTATACCGAACCTTCACTTTGGGATACCTATCGCAATAAAGATGTGCTGTTGGGCTTAATTACGCCAAAGGTTACATTAGATGTAATTAAATCGATGAAAGATGTAGGCGATAAAACTGGTTTCATCCCGACGTTTTTTCATGGTGACCATGGCGCCTCTTCTATTGCAGGCGCTTATTTGAGGGGGATAAATGATTTTGATATTAAAGGCACTTACCAGATTTTATTGCGTAATGCCAATGTAGATGGTGGTGCCCGTCCCTTTGTGAAAGAATATATCGAAAAGGGTTATATTTCTGATCCTGATGTCAAAAATCCACATGTTGAAACCAAAGCCAAAGCGGGCGTTTCTAAAACACTCGAATATGCTTATGATGACTATTCGCTGGCGCAAATTGCTAAAAAACTAGGCGACAGCAGTAATTATCGGATTTTAATGGCCCGATCAAAGAACTATAAAAATATGTTCGACCCCACTACGCGATTTATGAGGGGCAGATTAGAGAACGGCGACTGGATCAAACCTTTTAATCCGCAATACCCTTATTACGAATATATGTACAGAGAAGCCAATGCCTGGCAGGTTTCATTTTATGCCCCTCATGATATGAAAGGTTTGATTGAACTATATGGCGGTGCAAAGGGATTTGAATCCAAGTTAGATTCTTTGTTTACTTTACCCTGGAATCCAAAATATATCGCCAGGAATGTAGAAACCATGATTGGTCAGTATTGCCAGGGAAACCAGCCCGATCATGAAGCACCATTTGCCTATACTTTCATCGGAAAACCAGAAAAATCACAAAAAATCATCGATAAAATCCTGAATGAACTATACGGCATAGGCAACGATGGTTTGGCACTTTCGGGAATGGATGATGCGGGTGAAATGTCTGCCTGGTATGTATTCAGTTCTTTAGGTTTGTATCCATTTTCTGCAACTGATGCTGAATATTTGGTTACCGCTCCGCTGTTTGATGAAGTTAAATGGAATACCAGTACAGGGAAATTATTAACGATAACTAAACCTGGTAAGGGAAGGGGCATTTGCAATATTAAAGTGGACGGAAAAACAAATAATGGATATTTTATTTCTCACGATTTATTTAAGAACGGCGGTAAGGTAGAGATCGTTACGCGATAAGCTCACCTTATTTAGATTATACTCATTTATTTAATAAAATGTCATTTAAAAGCGACTTTCTAATAGGAAGTCGCTTTATTTATTTAAAATAATGACATCGTTTATTGAATAGGTTCTAATTTAGTAGGGTATAGATTTGAATAGTATTGAATATTACGCTCTTTTTGATTGTGGAAAAAAATGATGCCACCGGCATTGTTGTTATCGTAAATCAGGTGTATAAATTTATTGGTGAAAAATTTTCCTATATATTTTACGGAAGTTGATCGATATAGGATGTTTTTATTTTCTAGGTTTAAGATTATCAATTCATTTTGATTAGTATCAAAATTCTTTATAATTGCTACATTTTTTCCATCATCGCTAAGTGCTATTATATTTTCCAAATTGTAGGAAAGCGAGAAAATAAGATCAGAGTTTTTACTTACGGCTTCGCTATAGATTATTGTTGAAGTATTAATGTCTATTACTTTAAGCACTCCGTTTTTGTTTAGGTACATGCCCCTAGATCCATCATTTGAAAAAACATAGTTAAAATTTTCTGAAGTTTTTAATGTATTCTGACTCTTGACTCCATCGCAGAGGAAATGCGATGAAACATCAGCCAGATCTATAACAAACACTATACCTTTGCGGTTTCGGAAGCTAAATTTATTCGTGTTCCCTATCCACCTCACTATATCATTTAGCCGGATTGTTTTTTCACCCTCCCAAAACCGTCTTAGCAGTTTTTTGCTTTCTATCCTGCTTTTATGAACAAGATCATATACAAACAGGTCTTTGTTGCCCCTTAAAATTAATGCCTTGCTGCCATCTGGAGATACAATAATATCCGTCACATCAGAAAGTATTGTTTCGTAATTTTTGCCCTGATATGACATAATGGCCAGTGTTTTGTTTTTAAAACGGATAAGCAGCTTGTTTCTGTCGGCTATAGAAAACACATTTTCCACGCTTCCGAAAGTGGCTGATTTTACTGGTCTTTTAAAACCATTAAGCTGGTATAATTTTAATGTATCATTTGCTGGTCGTTTGAGCGCCATCATCTTATTATCACCCGATACCATGCAGATTTTTTTTAAATCCCTGGAACTAAATGTCTCTTTGCGTTTAATGATTTCTAATGGTAATGTTTTATGAAGGGCTAGATCGAATAAAGAGAGGTTCCCATCTGAATTAATAAAGGAAATAAACCTGGTATTCGATAGGAAGTCCATCTTAAAGTCTGTTATATTTGATAGTTTTTTATTTCCCTGTTTTACCACAAAATCGATCTGTGATCCGTTAATTTTACTAATATCTTTATTCGTTTTATCGTAAACATATATTATACTATCTTTAATATTGCGAAAGGCGATATACCTTTTGTCTGGAGAAACAAGTGTATTGGCGGCGGCCTGAGGATTGCCTTTTTTATCTTCAAATTTAAAGGCCTTTAGTTTTGAAAAAGATGGATCAAACTCCCATACAAAAAAAGATCCTGAAGACTGATGAACCAGAAAGCTATTTTGTTGAAATTGTTGAATGTTATCTCCACCCGAAATGTCGAAAAAGAATTTATCCGAAAGCAATGTCTCTATACTGTCTTTACGATTAACCAGGTAACGGTTATTTAGGTATTTTTCCCAATTCTGAAATGCATTATAATGGTTATTCTGTGCATAATCGTTTTCTGCCTGAGTAAGAAGTTCTTTATTCACCTTTTTATAGAGCTTAATAAGGCTATAAAGCGAAAATGCAAATAAGGCTATGCAGATTAATAAAAGCGTGTTTGCAATAATCCTCCTTTTCTCTGCTTTTATTTTTGCAACGATTGCCAGCTGTTCTGATCTTTGTGCAAGTTCAGTAGCCGCTTCCGCACGTTTCCGTTCCTCAATAGCAATAAGCCTTTGATTTTCGGCTTTATCTTTTAGCGCACTTGTGATTTTAAGAAGCTCTTTCTGTCTTGCAATTTCATTCTCTCTTTCATTAGCTTCTTTGGCAAGCAAGTCATCCCGTTCTTTGGTTTCCTGATCAAGCTGCTCTTTCTGTAATCTGATTTTTTTTGAAGTTTCAATCGGTTCAACGAGCTTGTCATGACTGAGTTCAAAGGTTACACCCCTGGGCGTATTTTCTGAACGGATAATACGTGCAGACAATAATCGGTCAATTAGACTTCTATCTCCGCCAAGTTTATTGATTAACTGACTTTCGAGCAGACTGGCTCTTTTTCCATCACTGATTAAATCATCCTCAATAACCCGGCGTGCCATTTCCTGCTTGCGAATATTTCCAATTTTAGAGAGTTGATCTATATAAAATTGATCGAGTATATTGGCAATATTTATTTCATGCAAAAATTCACTTTCGCTAAAAAAAAAGGGAATGTGCAGGTTTTTTATATTTAATGATTTAACTTTCTGTTCAATGTAATAACATACGATTTGCAGAAAAGAAGCATGGATCTCGTCGAATTTATTGGTTAACTCACTAATGATCAATTCAGTAATCTTTTGTGATATGATGATCGGTGGACTATAAAATGAATTAAAATATAGTTCAGATTGAGGAAGAGTGTAATTTTGTTGCCAATTTAAATCCAAAATGTTTTTTGAAATTTCTGCCTCATCAAGTAGGAGTAATTCATTTTTGTAAGGTAATAATGCAGGCCCATTTATAGCAAGTTTAGCATTTTTCGAATCAAAAAAGTTAATCTGGAATCGGTTACTCAAAATATTTGGGATGCTGCTATCCATTCTATCCATGAGAGAGAGCTTGTCGGATCTTATTGCAAAAAGTATCCTTATTGATGGCTGCTTATACCACTCTATTACAGGAATCCGATCTGTATCGCTAAGGTTTCCGATCCAGTCTAGTATACGCTTTGGTGAGAGTTCATGGGTAATTTCGGCCAGCTGATTAATGAAATCTGTCTCAACGTCATTACTATAACTAAAGAATTCTTCAAACTGGTCAAATATCAGTACAATATCGCAATTGGGGTTCTTTTCCTTAAGTTTACACTCGGCGAGTTTGATGTATTCCCAAATTTTAGGCTGATCACCATCGTAAATGATATCTTCTTTACGATAAATGATATCCAATTGCTTCAATTTAACTTCTATGCTTTTATAAAGCGTTTCGGCAGGATTAAGAAGTTCCTCTTCCTCATTCTCAACATCATCCTGGTTTAGATAATTTTGGTTTAATCTTATCCTGATAGGCAGAAAATGTGATAATTCTCTTTCTTTAATAAAAACGGTATTGAGCAGGGAACTTTTTCCCACGCCTGATGGGCCAAATAAAACATTAACCCGATTTACCATAATGAGTTTGGCAAGTTGATTGATTTCGGCATCCCTGCCAAAAAAAATCGCGGCATCTTCTTGCTCAAAAGAACGCAGCCCTGGAAATCTATCTCTTTTCATTTAATATTTTTATTGAAGGGCCACTAGTAAACGATAAACATCATTTTTAACGAATGACATGTTGTACTGGCGACGGTAATATTCCATATTTCTTTCAAGTAACGCCGATTTCATTTCTGTAAAAGCATAATTGCCTGGTTTGTTCCGCAGGTCAAGCACATTAAAAAGGATCTTCAGGTGCCATTCCTTAAAATCAAATCCTATAAAAATCCCATATCTATTTCTAATGATTTCCCTGATAAACTCAGGTATTGGTGGATTTTTCTGGTATATATTTTTAGTAAAATCTACTGCTTCTTTCTCTGTAAAAATGATCGAAGCAGGATTTTCAAAGGATCCAAAAATATTGTAAACAAAGGGTTTACCATTATCAACCGGGGGTGGGCTTTGGCTGTTAGACATATCATAAAACCCAGTTGAGTAATAAGCGGGAAATAGGTTTTCTAAGGTTGTATCCGGATTTGTATTGATAATGAGCGGGAAGTTAAGCTGCCTAATCCGATTAAAGGTGCCACTATTCAGGTCATTTTCTTCACTGATTTTTTTAGCTTTCCTTTCCGTATCGCCCGAAACGAATAAATCTCTTGTTTCAAAACGATCAATAAGATAGCTGAGATTATCCGTTTCGGTTTTGTCATATGAAATATCATATTTTTCCAAACTCTCAATTAGTTCATTCATGAAGAGATCGGAAAAAGGAATATTTTCGTTTCCGACGCTATACTTTAAAAAATGAGGTCCCAGAAAGAGTACACAATGCCCATTTCTGATTTCGGTTTTTAAGTGTTCTACTTGAGCTGTAAATGAGGCTCCTGCTAAATCAGCTTTAATTTCTTTGAGATGATCATTATTAGGTATTTTAATAACCATTACTTCAAGAAGCTTCATAAGCTGATTCAAACTATCCGCCCTTTTAATTATGTTAAACCACATGGTTGAGGCGGGACCTGTAAGGTCAATTTTAGATGCATCAATTTCAGCCTGGTCTAAAATGGGTAAAATCGGTTGCAGGAAAGGCCATTGTCTAGAAGAAAAAGCTACTAGCTGGTAAAATTGTTTATTGTTGAGCGCCATTCATTTATATTTTTAACCCTGAAATAACCTTTGATATGGCAATGCCTTCATTTCTTAACATTTTTTGAGGCACACCGGGTTCCACAAGAATTCCACCACTATGATGTAAACCAACCACTTCCCATTGCGAATTGAATACTGGTGCGCCTGAAGATCCAGGCTCTGTGTCAGTTAAATATTGTATAATATTTTCATCAGCATAGGTTACGATATTATTGTAAAGTGCAATTTGTTTATAACGGCCGCCAGGATGCTGAATGATGTTGACAAAATCTCCTTTTACACTCATGCCGTTTTTAAGTTTAAGCTTTCCAAATTGGGTATTTGCATCACCATCAATCCCGATCACCGTCCAGTCATCTTCTTTAGAAGTTTTGAAATAATCATCTGGGTTAAGCTTAAATAATTTGGCCTCCATGGCATTGCCATTTAAGGTTTCCTCATAGTTGAATGCTACATTAGCCAATCTTGCAGTGTCCTTATCCGCAATTACATGATGATTGGTTACCAAGAGATTATTGTCAATAAGAAATCCTGATCCAAGTTCGCTATGCGTTGTATAAGAAATCTCAATCCGCGCAACAGCTTTCGCAGCTATTAGTCCCTGCTCAAGAAATTTGATAGGAAGAAGAGAGCTTGTAGCACCCATAATTTTTTCGAGAACGTTTTCATCAAGCTTTTTCTTCCATGGTATACTATTGATATCAGGCCCCGTATTATAGTCTTGAAATCGCTCCTCTTTATAAGCCAGCAGGTATGGGTTTTCTGGAAAACTTTGTAAAACTGTATCAACCAATTGATCTACCTGGTTATTACTGTGTGCATAACGGAGTGCGCTATTCCATATTGCAAGCGATCCACCCATAAAATCAATCATACTGTAATCGATTTCTGCCCGGTCTAAAAACGTGATGATATTATTTGGTAGCGGTATTAGCAGTGCAAGTGCATCATTTAGCTGATTAAGTTTTTTGTCGCGGTACATAGTTATTAAATAATGTTTTGGTTCGCAATCCAATCGTAATTTTTCCCGATCTCAATGGGTAAAATTCATTTCGATTAAGCCCAATTGGTTATATGGCGTATTGTGATAGATTTTTTAATGTAACTGACCTTTCTTCTGGACCTTCAAGCATTTTAATAATTTGTTGTGTATCACTTTCAACCTGTTGATACAATTTGGTGCCATTTCTAAAAAGTAAATCCGGACTGGTAAGTACGGTTCGCTTAAAGAACAAAAGGGCGTCATTAACAACTTTTACATCACCTTTTTGGGTTTCTTCACGCAGCTTATTATAAGCCGTAGATACTTCAGGTATGTTGTACCAGTCATCTCTGTTTTTACTGGAAATAATCTCAATAACGATATAGGGGAAATTTTTAATTGCTTTCCCAGCTTTGTCGACTAACTTAAAATCATGCTCATCTATCCTGATATCGCCAATCTTAATATCATCCTTATCTGTTCCTATAACAACGAAAT
This genomic interval carries:
- a CDS encoding alpha-mannosidase produces the protein MKSLTKFLFLILFLNLTDIHNVQSQTKGSFTKYVNTFIGTAPLTDPKILGYELPQGWRSWAGLTFPGSSLPNAMVQLSPITEFGSGAGYEYEDDTIYGFAHTNKGHWNLCNIPVLPLSNATGKFGSKFSHKNESSAPGFYQVYLDDYQVNVKLTSTLRCGFHQYEYKNPNNRQILFDMGKANSRVSTWNIEQVGASAIQGFQGGENIYFYATVNARIEKLDQTDVGKRSGYAIIHLADGGAAPVELKIGLSFVSVANAKENLEQEIGNKSFTQIRNEATTKWEALLSTIQVKGGTDKQKQMLYSCLYRSFLWPALRSDVNGEFKDAKHNVMKGNFNYYTEPSLWDTYRNKDVLLGLITPKVTLDVIKSMKDVGDKTGFIPTFFHGDHGASSIAGAYLRGINDFDIKGTYQILLRNANVDGGARPFVKEYIEKGYISDPDVKNPHVETKAKAGVSKTLEYAYDDYSLAQIAKKLGDSSNYRILMARSKNYKNMFDPTTRFMRGRLENGDWIKPFNPQYPYYEYMYREANAWQVSFYAPHDMKGLIELYGGAKGFESKLDSLFTLPWNPKYIARNVETMIGQYCQGNQPDHEAPFAYTFIGKPEKSQKIIDKILNELYGIGNDGLALSGMDDAGEMSAWYVFSSLGLYPFSATDAEYLVTAPLFDEVKWNTSTGKLLTITKPGKGRGICNIKVDGKTNNGYFISHDLFKNGGKVEIVTR